The Bacteroidetes Order II. bacterium genome includes the window GCAGCCATTCAAGCCGGGGTTTCTGTAGAGGTATTGCCCGGAGCCACCGCATTTGTGCCAGCCCTTGTGGCATCCGGCCTGCCCTGCGACCGCTTTGTATTTGAGGGGTTTCTACCCGTCAAAAAAGGCCGTCAAACACGAATGAAAGCCTTGTTGGAAGAAAGCCGAACAATGGTGTTTTATGAGTCGCCACACCGCATTCAAAAAACCTTGGACGGATTTATTCCCTTGTTTGGTCCCGATCGCCCCGCTTGTGTGGCTCGCGAGTTGTCAAAAAAATTTGAGGAGGTGGTACGGGGTAGTTTGTCTTCGGTACGGGCACATTTTGGCCAAGAAGCCAAAGTCCGAGGCGAGTTTGTTCTCATCATCGGCGGTAAAGCAGGATCATTTGGGTGATATCTATAGAGCCTCATCACGAACTTGCCAACGCCATCAGAACAAGTAATTTGCATGTTCTGGACAGCAAACGGTATGTAGGGATGAATGTTCTCTCAGGTACTTCGCCTGCAAACCCACTTGCTTTGTTGCAGACGCTTTTCATAGCTTATCAGTCACAATATTGGTTACATAAAGCATATCCTATAGCACCAATATTTGGTTTTTAACAAACGTCAAACCTGAAAAACAAAAAGGGAAGGTAATCCTGATTGATGCATCTCAGCGTTTTGCCAAACTTCGCAAAAATCTGGGCGCCAAAAACTGCGAACTAAGCCCGCACACATCAAAGAAATTCAAGGTACCTGACTTGACCCCACCCAAAGCCCCTGCAAACGCAACCGCCT containing:
- the rsmI gene encoding 16S rRNA (cytidine(1402)-2'-O)-methyltransferase, with amino-acid sequence MLYIVPTPIGNLEDITLRALRVLREADVVACEDTRTSGVLLQHYQIETPRTSFHAFNEAAKADHLIARIQRGETVALISDAGTPGISDPGFSLVRAAIQAGVSVEVLPGATAFVPALVASGLPCDRFVFEGFLPVKKGRQTRMKALLEESRTMVFYESPHRIQKTLDGFIPLFGPDRPACVARELSKKFEEVVRGSLSSVRAHFGQEAKVRGEFVLIIGGKAGSFG